From the Aphelocoma coerulescens isolate FSJ_1873_10779 chromosome 10, UR_Acoe_1.0, whole genome shotgun sequence genome, one window contains:
- the SELENOS gene encoding selenoprotein S yields MEIGGGGPAAGPGPALGRGGLEALQHTVGSVLSSYGWYILLAAVAVYVLVQKVSRGLAARPSGRPGAAEAAEEPDVVVRRQEALAAARLRMQEELNAQAERYKEKQRQLEEEKRRQKIAMWESMQEGKSYKGNLKLNQQEVEPGASASTVPKSKPNKKPLRGGGYNPLSGEGGGTCSWRPGRRGPSAGG; encoded by the exons ATGGAGATCGGGGGCGGCGGGCCcgcggcggggcccgggccGGCGCTGGGCCGGGGCGGCCTGGAGGCCCTGCAGCACACGG TGGGCTCGGTGCTGTCCAGCTATGGGTGGTACATCCTCCTGGCCGCCGTCGCCGTGTATGTCCTCGTGCAGAAGGTGTCCCGCGGCCTGGCGGCGCGGCCGAGCGGCCGGCCCGGAGCAGCTGAGGCGGCGGAGG AACCTGATGTGGTGGTAAGAAGACAAGAAGCTTTGGCAGCAGCTCGCCTCAGGATGCAAGAGGAGTTGAATGCACAAGCAGAAAGatacaaagaaaagcaaagacag CTCGAAGAAGAGAAGCGAAGGCAGAAGATCGCGATGTGGGAGAGTATGCAAGAAGgaaaaagctacaaaggaaacCTGAAACTGAATCAG CAAGAAGTAGAACCTGGTGCCTCTGCCTCAACAGTCCCAAAatctaaaccaaacaaaaagccttTGAGAGGAGGTG GCTATAATCCACTGTCTGGAGAAGGAGGTGGGACGTGCTCCTGGAGACCTGGCCGGCGAGGCCCATCAGCAGGTGGATGA